A single Cannabis sativa cultivar Pink pepper isolate KNU-18-1 chromosome 7, ASM2916894v1, whole genome shotgun sequence DNA region contains:
- the LOC115698003 gene encoding uncharacterized protein LOC115698003 isoform X2 codes for MALALTNLSWWSWSGKHQESRLCNGSSLSSSPELGTWESDALKFPLVKRSNVSSPSRKVKRKWHSREERKIDREYDVVIVPSDGGCVSGSESDNSDWSIGWLEPHGPEFQSDDEIDNSFAVLVPCYGRGLQEMVTDTKNNILSTVGIIPDRYSIESKKNIEQWLSSLQNC; via the exons ATGGCTTTAGCCTTAACCAATCTTTCGTGGTGGTCATGGAGTGGAAAGCATCAAGAGTCAAGACTCTGCAATGGGTCTTCCTTGAGTTCTTCACCTGAGTTAGGTACTTGGGAATCTGATGCTCTGAAGTTTCCTTTGGTTAAGAGGTCCAATGTGTCCTCACCATCGAGAAAGGTGAAGCGAAAATGGCATAGTCGGGAAGAGAGGAAAATCGATCGGGAATATGATGTTGTCATTGTGCCGTCTGATGGTGGATGTGTTTCTGGTTCTGAATCTGACAACTCAGATTGGTCGATTGGATGGTTGGAGCCTCATGGCCCTGAGTTTCAGAGTGATGATGAAATAGACAACAGTTTTGCTGTGCTTGTCCCATGTTATGGTCGTGGTCTTCAGGAAATGGTGACAGATACCAAGAACAATATTTTGAGCACTGTTGGGATTATTCCAGATAGATATTCAATTG AGAGCAAGAAAAACATTGAACAGTGGCTTTCTTCTCTCCAAAATTGCTGA
- the LOC115698003 gene encoding uncharacterized protein LOC115698003 isoform X1: MALALTNLSWWSWSGKHQESRLCNGSSLSSSPELGTWESDALKFPLVKRSNVSSPSRKVKRKWHSREERKIDREYDVVIVPSDGGCVSGSESDNSDWSIGWLEPHGPEFQSDDEIDNSFAVLVPCYGRGLQEMVTDTKNNILSTVGIIPDRYSIGKLKQLVLSFQVFLDCTLFLFIINLQS, from the coding sequence ATGGCTTTAGCCTTAACCAATCTTTCGTGGTGGTCATGGAGTGGAAAGCATCAAGAGTCAAGACTCTGCAATGGGTCTTCCTTGAGTTCTTCACCTGAGTTAGGTACTTGGGAATCTGATGCTCTGAAGTTTCCTTTGGTTAAGAGGTCCAATGTGTCCTCACCATCGAGAAAGGTGAAGCGAAAATGGCATAGTCGGGAAGAGAGGAAAATCGATCGGGAATATGATGTTGTCATTGTGCCGTCTGATGGTGGATGTGTTTCTGGTTCTGAATCTGACAACTCAGATTGGTCGATTGGATGGTTGGAGCCTCATGGCCCTGAGTTTCAGAGTGATGATGAAATAGACAACAGTTTTGCTGTGCTTGTCCCATGTTATGGTCGTGGTCTTCAGGAAATGGTGACAGATACCAAGAACAATATTTTGAGCACTGTTGGGATTATTCCAGATAGATATTCAATTGGTAAGTTAAAACAACTTgttctttcctttcaagtttttCTAGATTGTACTTTATTTCTGTTTATAATAAATCTTCAATCTTGA